One segment of Corynebacterium atrinae DNA contains the following:
- the tatC gene encoding twin-arginine translocase subunit TatC, translating to MTTSQKNRRLRLRLKRKPRNETGEMSLVEHLQELRRRVVISLLALLVGTIIGFIWYQSAPFGLMPLGEILRGPYCSLPPESRADFSGDGQCRLLATGVFEMFMLRLKVGALAGAVLSSPVWLFQIWEFITPGLLKNERRWTFIFVTIAVSLFVAGAVLAYFVVHFGLAFLLTIGDEFQAAALTGERYFGFLLALLLIFGVSFEVPLFIAALNIIGILEYETIKGKRRVIILVLFVFAAFMTPGQDPFSMVVLALSLTLLVEMALQFCRWNDKRRKRERPEWMDLDDDSSSSLNTGPGGVDAPQPVGSPMPVEPATDFGNRRQRPDFGDVL from the coding sequence ATGACGACCTCGCAGAAGAATAGGCGACTCCGGCTGAGACTGAAGCGGAAGCCGAGGAATGAGACCGGGGAGATGTCCCTGGTCGAGCACCTCCAGGAACTGCGCCGGCGAGTGGTTATCTCTTTGCTGGCTCTCCTGGTGGGTACCATCATCGGCTTCATTTGGTACCAATCCGCCCCCTTTGGCTTGATGCCCTTGGGGGAAATCTTGCGTGGCCCGTATTGTTCTCTCCCGCCGGAGAGCCGGGCTGATTTCTCCGGTGACGGTCAGTGTCGCCTCTTGGCCACGGGTGTGTTTGAGATGTTCATGCTGCGCCTCAAGGTTGGTGCTCTCGCCGGTGCGGTGCTGTCTTCCCCGGTGTGGCTTTTCCAGATCTGGGAGTTCATTACCCCGGGCCTGCTGAAGAATGAGCGCCGGTGGACGTTCATCTTCGTCACCATTGCCGTGTCGCTCTTCGTCGCCGGTGCCGTCCTCGCCTACTTTGTAGTCCACTTCGGCCTGGCCTTCCTGTTGACGATTGGTGATGAATTCCAAGCCGCGGCCCTCACCGGCGAACGCTACTTCGGCTTCCTCCTGGCGCTGTTGTTGATTTTCGGTGTGAGCTTCGAAGTTCCGCTCTTCATTGCCGCCCTCAATATCATCGGCATTCTCGAATACGAAACGATTAAGGGCAAGCGCCGGGTCATCATTCTCGTGCTCTTTGTCTTCGCGGCCTTCATGACACCGGGTCAAGACCCCTTCTCCATGGTCGTCCTCGCGCTCTCGCTCACCCTTTTGGTGGAAATGGCGCTGCAATTTTGCCGATGGAACGACAAACGCCGCAAACGCGAACGCCCGGAGTGGATGGACCTGGACGACGATTCCTCTTCGTCACTGAATACCGGCCCCGGTGGCGTCGATGCCCCGCAACCCGTCGGCTCACCCATGCCCGTCGAGCCCGCCACTGATTTCGGTAATCGTCGCCAGCGACCAGATTTCGGGGACGTCCTCTAG
- the tatA gene encoding Sec-independent protein translocase subunit TatA produces the protein MPNLGLPEILIIAVLLVLLFGAKKLPDAARSIGRSMRIFKSEVKEMKNDDEPQQTPQGQITTGQQSYWDQPQNQPTPQAQHNPQQGNPPQQPQQ, from the coding sequence ATGCCTAACCTCGGCCTCCCTGAGATCCTCATCATCGCCGTCCTCCTCGTGCTCCTTTTCGGTGCCAAGAAGCTTCCCGACGCCGCCCGGTCCATTGGTCGCTCCATGCGCATCTTCAAGTCCGAGGTCAAGGAGATGAAGAACGACGACGAACCGCAACAGACCCCGCAGGGTCAGATCACCACGGGTCAGCAGAGCTACTGGGATCAGCCCCAGAATCAGCCCACCCCGCAGGCCCAGCACAATCCTCAGCAGGGTAACCCGCCGCAGCAGCCTCAGCAGTAG
- a CDS encoding helix-turn-helix transcriptional regulator, with the protein MAAHQDSPAKLDNLVRSLNLLPYFQAHPDRTIMEAAKDLGREPGEILADLHRLTCTGVGSWPEELVDLTADYRAVMINNSQGMDRALRLTPTEAGALLLTLESLEAMPGLTDREAVLSAAAKLRGILAPKAVAVYDSLATDDPAETQPQELMRRALDTGRRVRFTYYSASADTSTVRTVDPVRIFVNAGETYLTAWEESSGRHKHYRADRMSHVDVLDEAAAPHLDQMPFDAHDPFGFRAVEEKAVLAVEPDATWLADYYPLTLGEELVDGRVEATMPVGSREWFIRFVLGQSDRLAVIGPESLVAAVHQRALVGLGAYDGTSD; encoded by the coding sequence ATGGCCGCCCACCAGGACTCGCCCGCGAAGCTCGACAACCTCGTCCGCTCCCTCAACCTCTTGCCGTACTTCCAGGCGCACCCGGATCGAACCATCATGGAGGCGGCGAAAGATTTGGGGCGGGAGCCTGGAGAAATTCTGGCTGACCTTCACCGCTTGACTTGCACTGGAGTGGGTTCCTGGCCGGAGGAGCTCGTGGACCTCACCGCCGATTATCGCGCCGTAATGATCAACAATTCCCAGGGCATGGACCGCGCCCTGCGACTCACACCCACCGAAGCAGGGGCGTTGCTGCTGACGCTGGAGTCCCTCGAGGCCATGCCTGGACTCACAGACAGGGAGGCCGTGCTGTCCGCAGCGGCCAAACTCCGGGGAATCCTGGCGCCGAAGGCCGTGGCGGTTTATGACTCACTCGCTACCGATGACCCCGCCGAAACCCAACCCCAGGAGCTCATGCGCCGAGCGCTGGACACGGGCCGCCGCGTCCGGTTCACCTACTATTCGGCCTCCGCGGACACCTCGACTGTCCGCACCGTCGATCCAGTGCGCATCTTCGTCAATGCGGGCGAAACCTACCTCACCGCCTGGGAGGAATCCAGCGGGCGGCACAAGCACTATCGCGCCGACCGCATGAGTCACGTCGACGTGCTCGATGAGGCCGCGGCGCCGCACCTGGACCAGATGCCCTTCGACGCACATGACCCCTTCGGTTTCCGGGCGGTCGAAGAAAAAGCGGTGCTGGCGGTCGAACCTGATGCCACGTGGTTGGCGGACTATTACCCGCTTACCCTGGGAGAAGAGCTTGTCGACGGCCGCGTCGAAGCCACCATGCCCGTCGGTTCACGCGAGTGGTTCATCCGCTTCGTCCTCGGCCAATCTGATCGCCTCGCCGTCATCGGCCCGGAATCTCTCGTGGCCGCCGTGCATCAACGCGCGCTTGTGGGACTCGGTGCGTATGATGGGACGTCAGACTAG
- a CDS encoding helix-turn-helix transcriptional regulator, whose amino-acid sequence MSKHDAAVQRLTSLVFALLAADKNGGRRLTPAWIREHVDGYADLSNDSFLTKLHRDIATLARAGVPLESRQSEELGGGTTYGLQSAEYELPAMSFTPEEAAVLGLAGEMGQATELGVFARSGWTKLAASGASRDLSQAPVFTAVNDLNTLSPVVLTSILTIVRNGYRMTFSYASLPTSEPVRRTMDPWSLVNLHGRLYLVGHDIDRDAPRSFRLNRISDIRARREPATHPEPESVQEIVEESLRLGRQRVDALLRIPEGVAFELSSAGSRRPDGLLELIDVDRDWLARTAAGFAPEVVVVEPADVRSQIAALLQGAR is encoded by the coding sequence ATGAGCAAGCACGATGCGGCCGTGCAACGGCTGACCAGCTTGGTGTTCGCCCTGCTGGCAGCCGATAAGAACGGCGGCCGGCGCCTCACCCCCGCGTGGATCCGCGAGCATGTGGATGGCTATGCCGACCTCAGCAACGACTCATTTTTGACCAAGCTGCACCGGGATATCGCCACCCTCGCTCGCGCCGGAGTCCCCCTGGAGTCCCGGCAATCCGAGGAACTAGGCGGCGGCACCACCTACGGCCTGCAGTCCGCGGAGTACGAGCTTCCCGCAATGTCGTTCACGCCCGAGGAGGCGGCAGTCCTGGGGTTAGCGGGGGAAATGGGCCAGGCCACCGAACTGGGCGTTTTCGCCCGATCCGGCTGGACCAAACTGGCCGCCTCCGGCGCGAGCCGCGACCTCTCCCAGGCCCCCGTGTTCACGGCCGTCAACGACCTGAACACACTGTCGCCGGTGGTGCTGACCTCGATCCTCACCATCGTCCGCAATGGTTACCGCATGACGTTTTCCTACGCCTCCCTCCCTACTTCCGAGCCGGTGCGCCGCACGATGGACCCCTGGAGCCTGGTCAACCTGCATGGCCGCCTCTACCTCGTCGGTCACGATATCGACCGGGATGCGCCCCGTTCTTTCCGCCTCAACCGTATTAGCGATATCCGTGCGCGGCGAGAGCCAGCCACTCACCCCGAACCCGAATCGGTCCAGGAAATAGTCGAGGAATCGCTGCGGCTCGGTCGCCAAAGGGTGGACGCGCTCCTGCGTATCCCCGAAGGCGTCGCCTTCGAGCTTTCTTCCGCAGGCAGCCGTCGTCCCGACGGGTTGCTGGAGCTTATCGACGTCGACCGGGACTGGCTCGCCCGCACTGCAGCGGGCTTCGCCCCCGAGGTTGTTGTGGTGGAACCTGCCGACGTACGTTCTCAGATCGCCGCTCTACTGCAAGGAGCCCGCTAG